A stretch of DNA from Lodderomyces elongisporus chromosome 4, complete sequence:
GTCTGGATTGTTGAATAATGTCAAGTTGCCACAAGAGTTGCCGTATAATGAGTATTACGAGTACTATGCTCCAAACTATACATTGGAAGTGAGGAACTCAAACATGTATAACCAGAACTCGCCCGAATTTTTGGATAAGATCATGACCAGTATATTGACGAATTTGGAGAATACAAAGCATGCACCATCGGTGCAGATGAATGTGGTGCCCAATGATCCCGAGGACTTGGGTGATGTTGAGGAGGATACGGCGATTGCTTTGGATACGAAAGGTGGTTCTGAAATGGCTCGCGATGCACAAATACAGCCGGATAATGAGTAttatgatgaagatgataaggacaaaggagaaagaaatgTGAATTTAAATGAAGTTGATAAGGATGACACTATGCAAATTGATAACAATGACACTATTGAAGctaaggaagaagaagaagatgatgatgatgatgagaagaagaagaagaagaagaaggaggaagaggagaaaggagaaaaagagaaggttGTTGGAAATGGAAGCGGGCATGCAGAAACGTCAGGACTTGAAACAGAAGATGCGATGGAGGTGGATAGTGCACCAGCATCAACCCTGGCACCAACACAGGGATCAACACAGGGATCAACACCAGCTCCAGTAACCACTAATGAAGTGACTGGGGCCAATGTATCAAATGGTGAAAATAAAGCCAATGGCGCTCCCACATTGACTGAAGAGGAGTTGAAGGAAATTCAAGAGTTGAATGAGAGTTTGTAATGAATGTGTAAAAAACGGGGAATCTTTctacttcttttcttttctttgaatatttctttgaatttttctttttctttttttctttttgccccaactaaaaaaaaaaataaattgtaAAATTATTAGATGTTATCCAAAtcagaaaaaataataaaacatatatatatgtatgatCATAATTATCAGAATTCATGGCGGGACAGATGCATAAAGAATAGTTGGTGGTTATACTCAATAGTTTATTGGTTTCCATTTGGTTTCCATTTGGTTTGCATTTGCTTTTCTCCCTTCacctttctctttctctctttgtctAGTTGCATCTCTGCGTCTTATAATCTGTGAATCCGCGtcatctatatatatatacaccaCTAGTGGATTTCTCCTCCCCACAAAATCACCAGACTTTCCCTTTCCCCTCCCCACCTAGGTTATCAAAAAGttgctaaaaaaaaaaacaaaaatccTTCATAGAATaggtatatataaataggttTAAATACACATTGGACACACCGAACAGATAGACACGAATGTTTAGAACAATACGAAATAACccttcatttttcaataaaatATTCCAGCGACATAGTCCGACATCACACTACTCTGCTCAGTCTAACAAGCCAATGGGTGACAAGTCCTCGTCTTCAAGGTCGATGACGACCCTGTCAAAGTCGTATCTACAAGTACAGTCACAATCACTATCTCCAAACCCTCTGAATCTAAGTTCTAGTTCTAGTTCTAGTTCAAGTTCAGGGTCAGGTGCGAATCACTCTATACTTACAATTGAATCTTGTGAAAATCTACCCAAGGCTCGGCTACCTGACTACGTCAAGTCCCAACAGCATCGTCTCTTTAACATTATATGGCGTACTTCACCGCCAAAGAATGTTTTGATGGTTAAGAAGCCATGGGATGCCACTGTGCGCGAGGCAATGATTCAATTAATTAATCATTTGCATGTTGAGTATCCACTGTGTAATATAGTTGTTAATGAAGATGTGGCAGATGAGTTGGTCAATGAGGTGACTACGGTGAATAAGATTATGGACAAGTCAATTCAGCATGTGATTTATACTGGGGAGACCAAGGACATAATCGATAAGATTGATTTGATGATTACTTTGGGAGGTGATGGAACTATATTGAGGGGCGTTTCgttgttttcaaatgtCAAAGTGCCGCCGGTTTTGTCGTTTGCAATGGGTACATTGGGGTTTTTGTTGCCCTTTGATTTCAAGAATAGTATGGAGTGTTTCAAGAGTGTTTATGAAGGAAGAGCAAAAGCGTTGCATCGGAATAGATTAGAGTGTCATGTGATTAGGAAATTTGTTGAACAAGATGTCGAGGACTACAAAAATGAGACGGAGGCGAGGGAAGAGGATGTTGTTGACACTAGACTGAAGGTGCTGATGGTTGCTTCCGGGTTTGGTTCTAAGTACGATGTGCAGAGTGTCAAGGGTAAGAGACAAATGGTTCATGCTATGAATGATATTACGATCCATAGAGCCAGCTCTCCAAATCTCACAGCGGTGGACATTTATATCGATGGTGAGTTTTTCACTACAACGTATTCGGATGGGTTGATTTTCTCGACACCAACAGGGTCAACTGCGTATTCTTTATCGGCGGGTGGATCGATCACGCATCCTGCCGTGCCGTGCATCTTGTTGACACCTATATGTCCGAGGTCGTTATCTTTTAGACCGTTAATTCTTCCCAGCACGTCGGATATAATGATTAAGTTGTCTGAGAATAACCGTAATAGTTTTATTGAATTGACGATTGATGGTATAAGTCAGGAAGACTTGCACCCCGGTGATGAATTGCATATAACCTCAGAGACAATTGTGAGTAATGGCAAGATTATGCTGGGAGGAGTAGGAGTTGGAGGAGGAGTAGGTGGAAAAGGAGTAGGGGGTGtttgcagcagcagtagtgTTAGTGGTGGTATACAAAAGATTAAGGAGGAAGAGCCAGAGGAGGTATATGTCAATGGGCAAGATGTTGTGTATAATGACAAGAATGGTATCTGGTGTGTTGCTACTAATCCCAACCAGTGGGCCAAAGACTTGAATAGCTTATTAGGATTCAATAGTTCGTTTAGAGATCAAAAGGGCAAGAAATTGCATCTTTAAGTGAATAGAAGTAAAACAATAgaagtaaaataaaaataaaaataaaaatggcTCACCAATTTAGGTAAAGGTTGAAAGATGAATTGAGTTTTGACAATTGAGAACAAATGAGAAAGAATTATAGTAAATGTATAGTCCACACGGTAATTTATCACGTGACTATAATATGTagtacatttttttttaactttgGTAATTTgacattttgttttttcttctttttctttaagaAGTTTGGTCTAGTTTTTTACCAGTCGCTACCCACCCATTCcgccttttgttttttaatgCTTTTAATGAATAAGAGATGGAAAATacataaaataaaataaaataaaacaaaataaagtaaaataaaaatcaatCAGAATTTTTATAAATTACAATTTTGCACCCCCCAAAGTTAGTTTGATTCCTATATACCAAAGTCGTGTATATCATacaaaaaatcaacattGAAGATTGTCCCACATTGTTTTACGGTTGAGTTTGGACACACCAGTTGaaattttctattttttcttttcaaataattttttcttcattataACTAGAAAATGTGTTATtgaaaaacgaaaagagAGTGAAAGGTGAGTGTTGCTTCGTAAAAGATTTTGTCAATAGAGGGTCCCAATGTTAAAGTAGTTGTTTGTaaaaactctttttttttttctgttaaTGTATAttgcgaaaaaaaaaaaagaaaaaatttggagAAATATTATTGGTCAGTTTAACAAAGCATGGATAAGGATTTTCtcctttgtcttttttttttctctctcttccttCCTCCCCTTAATTCCTTATTTGTTTTAAGTAATTTGTTTGTGTCCTGTTGTGCTTATGttaaacattttttttaatgtgAAAGTAAAAGGAGGGAAGAGGCGAACggggaaaaacaaaaaaaaaaaaacaaataattaAATATTCGGGCTGTGACGGAATTTAGATTACGCTGTTGCTGTTACTGTTCAGTTAATTCCCGCATTTCCTTGAGCTTTTCAGATGTATTTCTTTGTTAATAGATGGTCACGTGCAACATTCAATAATAGTAGAATGTCTCGatgtattttattttacagACATAGCCAGCAGAAAAAGTGGaagtagaagtagaagtGGAACTAGTCGTGGGAGAAGGGAGAATACTAGGAAGGGGGAGGGAGGGGGTGaacagcaaaaaaaaattaaataaataaaaaaaaaaaaattttgagaTTTTGATCTGCGCAGTCATCCAGTGCCAGTCGCAGGTGTAGGTGTAGGTGTAGGTGCAAGTTGCCAGTgcaaacacacaaaacaaacatacacaaaaatgaacaatagaacaataaagtaaaataaaaaataataaataataaataataaataaaaaataaaaaataaaaaataaaaaaaaaataatttaaGACAAGACagaaattttgaaaatgacgacgacgacagaaacaacaagaaaaaacagaaactgaaatagaaacagaaacagaaacaaatagagaaagagactgaacgagaaaaaaaaaaacctgttacaacaacaacaacaacaacaaccacccccaccaccaccagaacaacaactataaaCACAGTACACACCACACAGATTGCATAACTCCATCCTCAATCAGTCTTTCATagtaagaagaaaaaaaagagtgtGCATTATCAGTATTAGAGAGTGTGTGAGtaagtgagtgagtgattGAGCTAGCTAGCATATACCACAGATTCTTTCCAATATTTTTCCACTGTCAAATCTTTTAAGACAACCAACaaactttttttggtataaACCAACTCAATTTTTAACAACCAACTTAGTTAAGAAAACACACACCTCTCCTCTCTCCTTCCTCCACCCCTAGCGTTGTCCTACACCATTACCACTACAGTATCAAATTACTAGACACTCTCACAATGTATAATACATCGCATTCCATTATGGTGGGCAACAAGCAACCCCCACCATCTGCCTTGAATGGGGGCATGCACCCTGGAGGCCAACCGCAACCGCAACCGCAACagccaccaccaccaccacaacatcaacaaatcaATAATCAGGGACAGCCGCAGCAACACCCATCTGGACCCGGAATCATTGTTGCTGCAGCTCaagcagcagcatcagGAACTGGTCCAGGAACTGGTGCACAAACTAaccctcaacaacaacagcaacaacaacaacctcctCCTCCCCAGTCTCAGTCTCTGGCTCAGACTCTGGGGCAACCACAATCACAACCTCAACCACAACAAGGTCAGAATCCTGGTCAAGTACAAGCACGAAATTCTGCTACAAACACATTTAGTGAAGCAACTGTCTCTACTTGGATTGCAGTGGGATCTTTGGCTGAAAGTATGGGCGACTTGGAACGTGCGTTGTCCTCATACGATGCTGCTTTAAGACACTCGCCAAACAATCCAGATATTTTAACCAAATTGGCCAATGTGTATAGGTCAAAAGACgtctttttcaaagctGCTGAATTATACGAACAAGCCTTGAATTTCAACTCTGAAAATGGTGAGACTTGGGGCTTATTGGGCCATTGCTACTTGATGTTGGACGACTTGCAAAGAGCTTATGCTGCTTACCAACGTGCCTTGTACTATTTGGAAAACCCAAATGTACCAAAATTATGGCACGGAATCGGTATCTTGTATGACCGTTATGGATCTTTGGAGTACGCCGAAGAGGCATTTGTCCGTGTGTTGGAATTGGAACCAAACTTTGACAAGGCAAATGAAATCTACTTTAGATTGGGAATAATATACAAGCACCAAGGTAAATTACAACCAGCTTTGGAATGTTTTCAATACATTTTGAATAACCCTCCACAGCCTTTAACCCAGCCAGATGTGTGGTTCCAAATTGGCTCAGTATTGGAACAGCAAAAGGATTGGAATGGTGCAAAAGAGGCATACGAGAAAGTATTGCAAGTAAATCCCCAACATGCTAAAGTGTTGCAACAATTGGGCTGTCTCTACTCTCAAGCAGAGTCTAACCCTCCAACACCAAGTCAAAGAAATGGTCATCATCAAGATATTCGACCTTTCCAACAGGACTTGAACATTGCTTTGAAGTACTTGACCCAGTCCTTGGAAATTGACCAAAGTGATGCACATTCATGGTATTACTTGGGTAGAGTCCATATGATCAGAGGCGATTTCAATGCTGCTTATGAGGCATTCCAACAAGCTGTCAATAGAGATTCGAGAAACCCAACATTTTGGTGTTCCATTGGTGTATTATACTACCAGATTAGCCAATATCGCGATGCTTTAGACGCATACACCAGAGCAATTCGTTTAAACCCATATATTAGCGAAGTATGGTACGATTTGGGAACATTGTACGAGACTTGCAACAACCAAATCAGTGATGCATTGGATGCATATAGACAAGCCGAGAGATTAGATCCTGGAAACCCCCATATAAAGGCAAGGTTAGATCAGTTGATCAAGTACCAAAATGAAGGAAACACTCATGCGCCTCAGCCACCACCAGCGATCCAGCAACCAAGATTACCTCAAGGAATGGTGTTGGAAAGTAACCAGCAACCAGGTCAGCCAGGTCAGCCAGGTCAGCCAGGTCAGCCTGGACCACAAGGACCTCAGGGACAAACAGGACAACAAGGACCAGGACAATTGGGACAACCTGGTAGAGCTCCTGGTGGTCCAGTAGATGTGCAACATCAGCAGCAGGCACAAGCACAAGCCCATATGCACAATCATCCCCTAAGTGGtatccaacaacaacagcaacaacatccacaacaacaacatcaacaacaacaacaacagccaGTAGGACTGATACCAAGCTCATTGAATAATGCAGGTGGTCCAAATCACCCACAGCAACAATCCCAATTACCTGCTCCTCCTCAACTGtaccagcaacaacaacagcaacaacagcaacagcaacagcagccaCAATTGGTACAACCTATTCAGCAGTTGG
This window harbors:
- the POS5 gene encoding NADH kinase pos5 (BUSCO:EOG0926384F), which codes for MFRTIRNNPSFFNKIFQRHSPTSHYSAQSNKPMGDKSSSSRSMTTSSKSYLQVQSQSLSPNPSNLSSSSSSSSSSGSGANHSILTIESCENLPKARLPDYVKSQQHRLFNIIWRTSPPKNVLMVKKPWDATVREAMIQLINHLHVEYPSCNIVVNEDVADELVNEVTTVNKIMDKSIQHVIYTGETKDIIDKIDLMITLGGDGTILRGVSLFSNVKVPPVLSFAMGTLGFLLPFDFKNSMECFKSVYEGRAKALHRNRLECHVIRKFVEQDVEDYKNETEAREEDVVDTRSKVSMVASGFGSKYDVQSVKGKRQMVHAMNDITIHRASSPNLTAVDIYIDGEFFTTTYSDGLIFSTPTGSTAYSLSAGGSITHPAVPCILLTPICPRSLSFRPLILPSTSDIMIKLSENNRNSFIELTIDGISQEDLHPGDELHITSETIVSNGKIMSGGVGVGGGVGGKGVGGVCSSSSVSGGIQKIKEEEPEEVYVNGQDVVYNDKNGIWCVATNPNQWAKDLNSLLGFNSSFRDQKGKKLHL
- the SSN6 gene encoding glucose repression mediator protein (BUSCO:EOG09261RFF), whose protein sequence is MVGNKQPPPSALNGGMHPGGQPQPQPQQPPPPPQHQQINNQGQPQQHPSGPGIIVAAAQAAASGTGPGTGAQTNPQQQQQQQQPPPPQSQSSAQTSGQPQSQPQPQQGQNPGQVQARNSATNTFSEATVSTWIAVGSLAESMGDLERALSSYDAALRHSPNNPDILTKLANVYRSKDVFFKAAELYEQALNFNSENGETWGLLGHCYLMLDDLQRAYAAYQRALYYLENPNVPKLWHGIGILYDRYGSLEYAEEAFVRVLELEPNFDKANEIYFRLGIIYKHQGKLQPALECFQYILNNPPQPLTQPDVWFQIGSVLEQQKDWNGAKEAYEKVLQVNPQHAKVLQQLGCLYSQAESNPPTPSQRNGHHQDIRPFQQDLNIALKYLTQSLEIDQSDAHSWYYLGRVHMIRGDFNAAYEAFQQAVNRDSRNPTFWCSIGVLYYQISQYRDALDAYTRAIRLNPYISEVWYDLGTLYETCNNQISDALDAYRQAERLDPGNPHIKARLDQLIKYQNEGNTHAPQPPPAIQQPRLPQGMVLESNQQPGQPGQPGQPGQPGPQGPQGQTGQQGPGQLGQPGRAPGGPVDVQHQQQAQAQAHMHNHPLSGIQQQQQQHPQQQHQQQQQQPVGSIPSSLNNAGGPNHPQQQSQLPAPPQSYQQQQQQQQQQQQQPQLVQPIQQLAPQQQPQPQYQQQQGPPPPPPGVSAGLSQYQSSPANIQSQPPLGSNQAPPQFQHQPQLQPQQPQQPPQQPPPSQQQQQHHQSPPQPHIPHQSPPPLQHYGANTTEQGTSTLPPFNNQAAQQSNRIESVVHPAKEVKQEGRGGKSTPKPREKNEKHEKQEKHEKHEKREKREKRERQDPPQQPQQVQSQQFSQPPQQTEQTRLNSLDKGQKDAPVDVNSMPHLQGTKTDAQAPSSAATIAQSSEGSTSAFDAANQQTKNNGKHDLEEKDDNERLLKKRADESTPATSGSHEPEVKKSAAAVEEKSNEAEEAKEADSLKKSEEPQAIQHEVQVSSKQPSNSSDNEPVEQPDAGVPASANVPAVPQYSANVRNADKDDEDTEMTDAPDDVESAAIPSGDDSNQASSSDHHEHQHSHEEMKRNETAGEKVQAEPAQEDSKLIEAGNDKDEQALQEKAKAAEVKAESSKGEESENPISEPIQVEDKIEADAEKKAENKLEDRPEEKPGDRPEDKPEDKPEDKSEDKPEEKPEDKPEDKPEGKPEDKPEDKPEDKPEDKPEDKPEDKPEDKPEDKPEDKPEIKPEDKSEDKPENKPEVKVVDKPEVKAVDKPEDKPVDTVENKDKNEDEDDDEEEPASKQTESVEPPMRKVEEDENYDEE